A genomic stretch from Komagataeibacter xylinus includes:
- a CDS encoding TIM44-like domain-containing protein — translation MKQNSSRLMPRKSIILAAGAALSMLSLVAHPDVADARAGGGMSMGSRGSRTYSAPAPSQTAPFGATPFQRTMTPRQQAPGYGMQAPYGAGMAMARPRHPFMSGFMGGLIGAGLFGMVFGHGMFSSGMGGGGFLGLLIQLALIFFLVRWAIRRFSNRGGGTGGSVASPFGATGPAAPQQGGSRNVGVAITAADYQAFQQALINIQTAWSQQNVDAMRHMATPEMVSYFNSQLTELASRGARNVVSNLRFERGDLVESWRENGADYATVAMQYSMIDITTDMTGRVIEGDPSNRTTVTELWTFVRSAGLGTWLLSAIQQTPRR, via the coding sequence ATGAAACAGAATTCCTCGCGCCTGATGCCGCGTAAAAGCATCATCCTCGCCGCTGGTGCGGCCCTGAGCATGCTCTCCCTCGTGGCACACCCCGATGTGGCGGATGCCCGCGCGGGTGGCGGCATGTCGATGGGGAGCCGTGGCTCGCGCACTTACAGCGCCCCTGCCCCCTCACAGACTGCTCCGTTTGGCGCAACGCCCTTCCAGCGCACCATGACGCCACGCCAGCAGGCGCCCGGCTATGGCATGCAGGCGCCGTATGGTGCGGGCATGGCCATGGCGCGGCCCCGCCACCCGTTCATGAGCGGGTTCATGGGTGGCCTGATCGGTGCCGGGCTGTTTGGCATGGTGTTTGGCCATGGCATGTTCAGTTCGGGCATGGGGGGCGGCGGCTTCCTTGGCCTGCTGATCCAGCTGGCGCTGATCTTTTTCCTGGTGCGGTGGGCCATCCGCCGTTTTAGCAACAGGGGTGGTGGCACTGGCGGGTCCGTCGCAAGCCCCTTTGGTGCCACCGGGCCCGCCGCCCCGCAACAGGGCGGCTCGCGGAATGTGGGTGTCGCCATCACGGCAGCCGACTACCAGGCTTTCCAGCAGGCGCTGATCAATATCCAGACCGCCTGGAGCCAGCAGAACGTGGACGCGATGCGCCACATGGCTACGCCGGAGATGGTGTCCTACTTCAACAGCCAGCTCACCGAGCTTGCCAGCCGGGGGGCGCGCAACGTGGTGTCCAACCTGCGCTTCGAGCGGGGTGACCTGGTGGAAAGCTGGCGTGAAAACGGGGCCGACTACGCCACCGTGGCCATGCAGTATTCCATGATCGACATCACCACCGACATGACTGGCCGCGTGATCGAGGGCGATCCCTCAAACCGCACTACCGTGACGGAACTGTGGACCTTCGTGCGCTCGGCAGGTCTCGGAACATGGCTGCTCTCGGCCATTCAGCAGACTCCGCGCCGCTGA
- the thrC gene encoding threonine synthase has protein sequence MRYISTRGQAPVRDFSSVLLAGLAEDGGLYLPESWPELSVDDWRGLRGLPYPELAARIIAPFAEGSISHDVLLRLCREAYARFDHPAIVPLTQVEDGLFVQELFHGPTLAFKDMAMQLLGRLFDHVLTERDEKVTIVGATSGDTGSAAIEACRGRERLRVVILHPEGRTSEVQRRQMTTVLEPNVTNLAVKGTFDDCQDLVKAMFADLPFRTDMNLSAVNSINWARIAAQVPYYVYSALALGAPDREVSFAVPTGNFGNVLAAWVARRMGLPIRALCVGSNRNDILSRFLNENDMSIHGVVPSLSPSMDIQVSSNFERLLFELLDRDAAACARIMTEFRKTGVMKVSTPVWDRANALFHGMALDDDATAAEIRMLNTRSHYLADPHTAIGIAAGRAFREPGIPMVAMSTAHPAKFPDAMAKATGIRPALPDPLADLYDRPERYTVVPADLGVIEDKVRAAVLTNAP, from the coding sequence ATGCGCTATATTTCTACCCGGGGGCAAGCCCCCGTCCGCGATTTTTCGTCCGTTCTGCTGGCGGGGCTGGCAGAGGACGGTGGCCTGTACCTGCCGGAAAGCTGGCCCGAGCTTTCGGTAGATGACTGGCGCGGCCTGCGTGGCCTGCCCTACCCGGAGCTTGCGGCCCGGATCATCGCCCCCTTCGCCGAAGGCTCGATCTCGCACGATGTGCTGCTCAGGCTGTGCCGCGAGGCCTATGCCCGATTCGATCACCCCGCCATCGTGCCGCTGACACAGGTGGAAGACGGGCTGTTCGTGCAGGAACTGTTCCACGGCCCCACGCTGGCCTTCAAGGACATGGCCATGCAGTTGCTTGGCCGCCTGTTCGACCACGTGCTGACCGAGCGTGACGAGAAAGTGACCATCGTGGGTGCGACCTCGGGTGATACCGGCTCGGCTGCCATCGAGGCCTGCCGTGGCCGCGAGCGCCTGCGCGTGGTGATCCTGCACCCTGAGGGCCGCACATCGGAAGTGCAGCGCCGCCAGATGACCACCGTGCTGGAACCCAACGTGACCAACCTTGCGGTAAAAGGCACGTTTGATGACTGCCAGGATCTGGTCAAGGCGATGTTCGCCGACCTGCCCTTCCGCACGGACATGAACCTCTCCGCCGTCAACTCCATCAACTGGGCGCGCATTGCAGCGCAGGTGCCCTATTACGTCTATTCCGCCCTGGCCCTTGGCGCACCCGACCGCGAGGTCTCGTTCGCCGTGCCTACCGGCAATTTCGGCAACGTGCTCGCCGCCTGGGTGGCCCGCCGCATGGGCCTGCCCATCCGCGCGCTGTGCGTTGGCTCCAACCGCAACGACATCCTGAGCCGCTTCCTCAACGAGAACGACATGAGCATCCACGGCGTGGTGCCCAGCCTGTCGCCCTCGATGGATATTCAGGTGTCATCCAACTTCGAGCGCCTTTTGTTCGAGCTGCTCGACCGCGATGCGGCAGCCTGCGCGCGCATCATGACCGAGTTCCGCAAGACCGGCGTAATGAAGGTCTCCACCCCCGTATGGGACCGCGCCAATGCCCTGTTCCACGGCATGGCGCTTGATGATGACGCGACAGCGGCCGAAATCCGCATGCTCAACACGCGCAGCCACTACCTGGCCGACCCGCACACCGCCATCGGCATTGCGGCGGGCCGCGCCTTCCGCGAGCCCGGCATTCCCATGGTGGCCATGTCAACCGCGCACCCGGCCAAGTTCCCCGATGCAATGGCGAAGGCTACCGGCATCCGCCCGGCCCTGCCGGACCCGCTTGCCGACCTGTATGACCGGCCCGAGCGCTACACCGTGGTGCCCGCCGATCTGGGTGTGATCGAGGACAAGGTGCGCGCGGCCGTGCTGACCAACGCGCCCTGA
- a CDS encoding TldD/PmbA family protein gives MSANPLDLIAALIARARAAGADAADAIYVNRVAHGVQVRNGCTEDLERSETCDLGLRVFVGQRAAIVSATALDPERFDTLAARAVAMARVVPEDRFAGLCEQAQHGFVDATGLDLFDPATPTTTDLMARARTAEEAALAVAGVSNSNGASASFGLSDIILMTSAGFSGRYARTSHSVSASVVAGSGTHMQRDYDYHSTVHLSDLEDAALIGRRAGERTVARLNPVRPRTGRLPIVFDPRVSTSLLGHLSGAINGISIARGTSFLKEKMGQQIMPANITIIDDPRRVRGPGARPFDGEGMLTSTRTLVENGVLKTWALDSRSARQLGLTPNGCASRGTSGPPAPSLGNMHMQPGTLTPTGLMADIAEGIYITEMMGSAINGITGDYSRGAAGFMIRDGVLAEPVAELTVAGNLNDMFARLVPANDLTFRQSTNAPTIRIDDMVIAGA, from the coding sequence ATGAGTGCCAATCCCCTCGACCTCATCGCAGCCCTCATTGCCCGCGCCCGCGCGGCGGGGGCCGACGCGGCAGATGCCATATACGTCAACCGCGTGGCCCATGGCGTGCAGGTGCGCAATGGCTGCACGGAAGACCTTGAACGCTCCGAAACGTGCGACCTCGGGCTGCGGGTATTCGTGGGTCAGCGGGCGGCCATTGTCTCGGCCACGGCACTCGACCCCGAACGCTTCGACACGCTGGCCGCCCGCGCGGTGGCCATGGCCCGCGTGGTACCCGAGGACCGTTTTGCCGGCCTGTGCGAGCAGGCCCAGCACGGTTTTGTCGATGCCACGGGCCTTGACCTGTTCGACCCCGCAACCCCCACCACCACAGACCTCATGGCCCGCGCCCGCACGGCGGAGGAAGCAGCCCTTGCGGTGGCTGGCGTGTCGAACAGCAACGGGGCCTCGGCCAGTTTTGGCCTGTCTGACATCATCCTCATGACATCGGCTGGCTTTTCGGGCCGCTATGCCCGCACCAGCCATTCGGTTTCGGCCAGCGTGGTGGCGGGTTCGGGCACGCACATGCAGCGTGATTACGACTACCACTCGACCGTGCACCTCTCCGACCTTGAGGATGCCGCCCTGATCGGCCGCCGCGCGGGCGAGCGCACCGTCGCCCGCCTCAACCCGGTGCGCCCGCGCACGGGGCGGCTGCCCATCGTGTTCGACCCGCGCGTTTCCACCTCGCTGCTCGGGCATCTGTCGGGGGCGATCAATGGCATTTCCATCGCGCGCGGCACCTCCTTCCTCAAGGAGAAGATGGGCCAGCAGATCATGCCCGCAAACATCACCATCATTGACGACCCGCGGCGGGTGCGTGGTCCCGGCGCGCGCCCGTTTGATGGCGAGGGCATGCTGACATCCACCCGCACGCTGGTCGAAAATGGCGTGCTGAAAACGTGGGCGCTTGATTCGCGCTCCGCCCGCCAGCTTGGCCTCACCCCCAATGGCTGCGCCAGCCGGGGCACCTCCGGGCCGCCCGCGCCCTCGCTGGGCAACATGCACATGCAGCCCGGCACACTCACACCCACCGGACTGATGGCCGATATTGCCGAGGGCATCTACATTACCGAGATGATGGGCTCGGCCATCAACGGCATTACCGGCGATTACAGCCGTGGTGCGGCAGGCTTCATGATCCGTGATGGCGTGCTGGCCGAGCCGGTGGCCGAACTGACCGTGGCGGGCAACCTCAACGACATGTTCGCCCGCCTTGTGCCGGCCAATGACCTGACCTTCCGCCAGTCCACCAATGCGCCGACCATCCGCATTGATGACATGGTGATCGCCGGGGCCTGA
- a CDS encoding major royal jelly family protein, protein MIPTAFRRLRPAGFLLACGASLLATLPAAHAAKPAPPLNPPAALEEVASSSTSAWDRVVVLPDGRLLVELPRWAGNTGPGLAVLDASGNPQPYPDATWNDPAAPASSRLIAPADMQLQPDGTLWVLDSGQPDPAGKPLEGGPKIVKLDTKGQRVLQTWPLNPDMLRAGSYAATMRVARGHAFVGDAGVPAMIVIKLDTNTQRRLMEHTPALTAHQPITVEGKVATNPAGHTAIINISQMDVSADGQWLYFEPLCGPVYKLDTDLLVDPNVTPIELEEGPTLWYKTPPLGGITVGPDGTLYFNDVSTGSIFRLMPDRVYQKIVTDPRLHWPAGSFATKDGQLYVPAAQLDRTAPLNGGTNAIQWPVHIYRINIGTLPPPKF, encoded by the coding sequence ATGATCCCTACAGCCTTCCGCCGCCTGCGCCCTGCGGGCTTTCTCCTTGCCTGCGGCGCCAGCCTGCTGGCCACGCTGCCCGCAGCCCATGCCGCCAAGCCCGCACCGCCGCTCAACCCGCCCGCAGCGCTTGAGGAGGTCGCATCGTCCTCCACCAGCGCCTGGGACCGCGTGGTGGTGCTGCCCGATGGCAGGCTGCTGGTCGAACTGCCGCGCTGGGCGGGCAATACCGGGCCGGGGCTTGCCGTGCTCGATGCCAGCGGCAACCCGCAGCCCTACCCCGATGCCACATGGAACGACCCCGCCGCCCCGGCCTCGTCGCGCCTCATTGCCCCGGCTGACATGCAGCTCCAGCCCGATGGCACGCTATGGGTGCTCGATAGCGGCCAGCCCGACCCTGCGGGCAAGCCGCTCGAGGGCGGCCCCAAGATCGTGAAGCTCGATACAAAGGGCCAGCGCGTGCTCCAGACCTGGCCGCTCAACCCCGACATGCTGCGCGCGGGCAGCTATGCCGCCACCATGCGGGTGGCGCGTGGCCATGCCTTTGTGGGCGATGCCGGTGTTCCGGCCATGATCGTGATAAAGCTCGACACCAACACCCAGCGCCGCCTGATGGAGCACACGCCAGCACTCACCGCCCACCAGCCTATAACGGTGGAGGGCAAGGTGGCGACCAATCCCGCAGGCCATACCGCCATCATCAATATCAGCCAGATGGATGTCAGCGCCGATGGACAGTGGCTGTATTTCGAGCCGCTCTGTGGCCCGGTCTACAAGCTCGATACCGACCTGCTCGTGGACCCCAACGTCACCCCCATCGAACTCGAGGAAGGGCCGACGCTGTGGTACAAAACGCCTCCGCTCGGCGGCATTACGGTGGGGCCGGATGGCACGCTGTATTTCAATGACGTGTCTACCGGCAGCATCTTCCGCCTGATGCCCGATCGCGTGTACCAGAAAATCGTGACCGACCCGCGCCTGCACTGGCCCGCAGGCTCGTTTGCCACAAAGGATGGCCAGCTTTACGTGCCCGCCGCCCAGCTTGACCGCACGGCCCCGCTCAATGGCGGCACCAATGCCATACAGTGGCCGGTGCATATCTACCGCATCAATATCGGCACCCTGCCCCCCCCGAAATTCTGA
- a CDS encoding pitrilysin family protein codes for MTDLINVTRLDSGLTIVTERMDRVETISLGAYVAAGTCNESAAENGVSHFLEHMAFKGTGTRTAVGIAEEIENVGGHINAYTAREHTAYYVKLLKENLDLGADIIGDILTHSSLAPDELERERGVILQEIGQANDTPDDIVFDHFQETAFPDQPMGRPTLGKEAGIQSMARETLVNYMGTHYRAGNTIVAAAGNLEHGRVVDLVQKHFADLPTGTVPPQPGVNYVGGAFVQERELDQAHIVLGFPSMPYGDPDYYPALLLSTLLGGGMSSRLFQEIREKRGLVYSVYSFNAPFRQGGLFGIYAGTGEAQVADLVPVTLEELRKVRHTVNATELARARAQLKSSLLMSLESTGSRCEQLARQLQVFGRLIPTSETVGKIDAVTIEDVQRVATRIFSGRPTLASLGPVSHLPSLDSIAGALAA; via the coding sequence ATGACCGACCTGATCAATGTGACCCGACTGGACTCCGGCCTGACCATCGTGACCGAACGGATGGACAGGGTAGAAACCATTTCGCTCGGGGCGTATGTCGCCGCGGGCACCTGTAACGAGAGTGCGGCGGAGAACGGGGTTTCCCATTTTCTCGAACACATGGCCTTCAAGGGCACGGGCACCCGCACCGCCGTGGGCATTGCGGAGGAAATCGAGAATGTGGGCGGCCACATCAACGCCTATACCGCGCGCGAGCACACGGCCTATTACGTCAAGCTGCTCAAGGAAAATCTTGATCTGGGCGCCGATATCATCGGCGATATCCTGACCCATAGCAGCCTCGCACCCGATGAACTCGAACGCGAGCGCGGCGTGATCCTGCAGGAAATCGGGCAGGCCAACGACACGCCGGATGATATCGTGTTCGACCATTTCCAGGAAACCGCCTTCCCCGACCAGCCGATGGGCCGCCCCACGCTGGGCAAGGAAGCGGGCATCCAGTCCATGGCACGCGAAACGCTGGTCAACTACATGGGCACCCATTACCGGGCGGGCAACACCATTGTGGCGGCGGCAGGCAACCTCGAGCATGGCCGCGTGGTGGATCTGGTGCAGAAGCACTTCGCCGACCTGCCCACCGGCACCGTGCCGCCGCAGCCGGGCGTGAACTACGTGGGCGGCGCGTTCGTGCAGGAGCGTGAACTCGACCAGGCACATATCGTGCTCGGCTTTCCCTCCATGCCGTATGGCGACCCGGACTATTACCCCGCCCTGCTGCTTTCCACGCTGCTTGGCGGTGGCATGTCCTCGCGCCTGTTTCAGGAGATCCGTGAAAAGCGCGGGCTGGTGTATTCGGTCTATTCTTTCAACGCGCCGTTCCGCCAGGGTGGCCTGTTCGGCATCTATGCCGGCACGGGCGAGGCCCAGGTGGCCGACCTCGTGCCCGTAACGCTGGAGGAACTGCGCAAGGTGCGCCATACGGTCAACGCCACCGAGCTTGCGCGGGCACGGGCACAGCTCAAATCATCGCTGCTCATGTCGCTTGAAAGCACGGGCAGCCGCTGCGAGCAGCTGGCCCGCCAGCTTCAGGTCTTTGGCCGCCTGATCCCCACGAGCGAGACCGTGGGCAAGATCGACGCCGTTACCATTGAAGACGTGCAGCGTGTCGCAACGCGCATCTTCAGCGGCAGGCCCACCCTGGCCTCGCTCGGGCCGGTCAGCCACCTGCCTTCGCTCGACAGCATTGCAGGAGCGCTGGCAGCATGA